TTGTAATTGCGGTAGCTGTTCAGGATATTAAAGGATCCCCGGTAAAAATATTTCCAGTACTGCTCCATGATGCTTTCTGTATTTATCCATACACTGGCATGGGCTGCCGGGTCAATGATCCGGGTATAGCTGATGTCATTCTTTATGGAAGCGATGTTCTTTGAAAAACTCCGCCCCATGATGTTCTCCGAAGCAGCCCGTTGCTGTTTGCCGGCGATCATATCCTGTTGCTGCCACAGTTCCCATTTTAAATTATTGAGGCTGTCCCGTATCTTATTTTCTAGATCTTCGTTTGCTTCATCCGATTCGGTTTCCATGGGAACCACTTCAATGGCCATGCTGTCCGGCATTATTACTGCGGTATCCACCGCAGGTACTTCCGTTATGGTAACAGCGGTATCAATCATTGCAATGGCCGAATCAGCAAGGGATACGGGCGCTTCAACCACCACGGCCGTGGAATCAGACGGGTAACTATAATAATTATCGTAATAGCTTTTCCGGTTCTGGTAGGTGGCATTCACGATCATGGCCGTGGTCTTGTTCCAGCCAATATAGGACCCGTCGGAAACGGGCAGGAAGTTGAACCCGTTTTTTTTGATGGTCTTCTTTTTAGCGCTGTAGTTTGCCTTCACCAATTTCAGGAACTGTGCCTCGTTCTTCAGTGGCAGCAGGGTTATAAAGTTCATGCAGGTATCTTCTATAGAGACATACTGGTAAATATCTTTCTCAAAATCGATCCCTATGTTCTGCAGCGATGTAAGCGTATCGATACGCAGGGTCTTAAAGAAGTCGTCCCGGATGAAACCATAGCTGTCTAATTTTTTCAGTGGCAGGCTCCTGCTGAAATTCTCCCCGGAATATTTAATTACCATTGAAGCGGTGGACGGTACCCGGTTCAGCAGTTCCTGTGCCTGCGTGGTTTTACCGGCAAGGCAGAAAAGGGCGAGGGATACGATGATCTTTTTCATTTGCATTAGTTGGTTAAGTTGATCTTGTTTTCTATTGATCTTTTTTCGTGAATAACATCCAGGGCATTCAGTTTCAGCATGACGGCCTTTTTGCTGGGTGCAATCCTGGTTTGGGTATTGCTGGCTCCCGCTACGGTAGATTCAAATTTAAATACCGCCGTGTAATTAGCTGTGGCAAATATTTCCTTGTCGGCATTGCTCAGCTTCTTATAATCGTCTTTAAAGGAATACTTGTTGAGCCTTTCAAATACACCGGCATGGTACTCATAGATCTTTTCCGGCGCTTTTTTGGAAGCGTTTTCTTTTGTATAAATGTTCTTCACAACATCATTCAGCCGGGCCACATTTTTAAAATCGCAGCTGATGCTGGTGATGAAGTTGTCAAAGTCAACCGATGTTTTTACGCTGCTGATGCCGGGGGTTTTGGCCACCGTCTTTTCGATCTCTGCTATGCGGTTCTTTATTTCTTCTTTGGATGGTACATCATGCCCGTTGATCGTTTTCATCTTCATAATGGAGTTAATCCTTGTTTTGCTCCTGCTGAGGTTGAGTACCAGTTGAAAATTCCCGGTGCCATCGGATTTTAGGAATACCTGCTCTACAATTTCAAAGCAGCCCGAAAGGGTGATGAGGCAGGAGAACAGGAGTAAATAGGCGGCTGTTTTCATGAAGGGTCAAGTTACGGCAAAACTACAGATTTATACAGGTAAGCTCGTGCTACAGGGCATGAATTTTTAGCCGGGAGGCCGGAAAGACACGACCTTTGATCTTATTGTCGTACCGGCTCAATAAGATCCCACAGGTTACCGTACAGGTCTTCAAAAACCGCAACGGTTCCGTAGGGCTCGGTTACAGGAGGCCGTACAAAATTTATTTTTTGGGAAACCATGTTGTTGTAGTCTCTCCAGAAATCATCCGTATATAAAAACAGGAACACCCGGCCGCCTGTTTGATCCCCCACCCGGCTTGCCTGTTCTTCGCCGGCGTCCTTTGCCAGTAATAAACAGCATTGCCCTTCGCCGGCTGGTTTTACCATCACCCATCGTTTTGTTTCACTCAGCCTGCTGTCTTCAACCAGGGTGAAGCTGAGTTTTTCAGTGTAAAATTTTATGGCTTCATCGTAATCGTTCACTACAAGCGCTATGTGGGCCATGTGTTGGTTCATTGGGATCTTTTAATAGTGCTGCATCAACCAGGATCGTATTGCATTCATTGACAAATGCTGGCCAGCCAGGATCCCATTTTCATCGATCAGGAAATTGTCGGGGATGGCATAAGTATTGAATCTCGCCGCAAATTTATTTGCCCTCCAGTCTGTTAGTTCGCAGTAAGCCTTCCAGGGTTGTTTATCGGCCTGGATAGCGGCAAGCCATTTCTCCTTACTGGCATCCATCGAGATGCTGATCACTTCAAATCCCTTGTTGTAGTATTTTTTGTACAGTTTTCTCAGATCGGGTATCTGTTCACGGCAGGGTACACACCAGGAACTCCATACATCGAGTAATATCACTTTACCCTTCAGGTCTGCAAGCAACAATTCATTGCCGGCTGTATCCGTTAAGGTCAAATGCGGGAAGGGTTTCCCGGTTTCTGCAACTGCCAGGCGCTTTAAGGTTATATCAGCCCAGGCCCTGGTTGCTGAATGCTGAATAGAACTGTCAACAAGGCTTACCAGTTCGGCTGCCTGTTTGTATGAAAGATTTATTCCCCAGTATATAAAAGTGAAATTAAGTTCATGGGCGGGATGTTCAGTTATAAATGAACGGATCTTGTTGAAAAGGTCCTGGCGTTTTACAGAATCAGAAGTATTTGAACTTTCATTCTTCTGAATGAAATCCTGCATTTGAGATAAATAAAGATTATTTGCCAGGCCCATACTGTCTGTTGACTGGCTGAAAGAGTGATTGAGGCAGGTGATCAGTATGAAAAACAGCAGGTGCCGCATGATTGTATATATTCAAAAAACAAACTAAAGGAACGACAATTTTTCCGGAGCAGGAATTATTTCCTGTTACAGTTTAATGATGTCATTGACCCCTGCAATATTAAACCCGTTTTTGATCACCAGCCCGGCCTGCCTGCTTTTTTTGTTCAACACCGGGTTGGTATGATTGAAGTGAATGAAGTAGATCTTTTTCTTTTCCAAAGGTTTCAGGTCTTTGAAAAGTTTCATGCTTTCAATGATGAACGGGTGCGGAATTTCCGAGATATCCCGGTTATTGATCTCCGCTGCATCATAAAAAGTGCCGTCAATAAATGCATAATCTACCCTGGCAATGGCTTCAATGATATTGGTCTTCCATTTCTCCCATTTGTCAATATCCGGGATAAAAAGGGCTGTTTTGCGGGGCCCGGTTATCCGGTAACCAACTGTTTCAGAAAACTCATCCCGGTGCGGAACGGTAAACGGGATGACCTTCAGACCGGGACTTAGCCGGATCTCTTTTTCATCATTCATTTCCTCCAGCAGAATATTTTTATTGGCCAGCAACTGGCTCCAGGGGCCGTTCTTTTCCAAAAATGTTCTCATCCGGGGCATGGTATATACGGGAACATTGGTTGCATTCATGGCCTCTTTGCCCAGGTACATCAGGCCGGAGTAATGCCCGATATGTGCATGCGTTAAAAAAATACCATCTGGTATCTCATCTCCCATGGCGGATGAAGCCTCATACAGCATTCTCATTTGTGCCGGCATATCGGGGTGGCTTCAAACAGGTATTTTTTGTTGTTTTTTGCATCGGTCAAACCCAGTGAAACCACTTTCCTGCTTTTATCGGGATGCAGGAAAAGGTCTTTGCAGCAATCCTTTTTACAGCCGATCTGGGGCGAACCGGCATCCTGCACCGTACCCAGTACGGTCAGGTATACATCGTTTAAGACAGGGGTGGCGATCATTGCCTTGCCGGACCCGGCCGGTTGTTTGCCCGCCACAGGCAGTGATAGTAAAAAAAAGAAAGTAAAAAACTTCATCGCATACCGTAAATGATACCTGTTAAAGAAACGAAATATAATTTAAAACAGGAAACATGCATCCTGTCATCTGCAATGAAAATTTAGTGTGTATTGCATATTCCGGAGGGGAGAGCAGGTTCGCCGGAAGAAGGGAGCGATTGTGGCGAAAACTTTTTTTTACATCGCCTTGCATCAGCATTTCCAGTTCTAACTCTACATGCAAACGGTATTTCCTGTGTCCCAGGATACGGGCTGCCATATAACCGGGTGAGATAGACCCCCTGCTTTTAATGGATGATTTACCCGGTAAATTATTGGCACGGCCCTGCCTGGTAAAATACATAGTATCCCTGTCGGTCTGGCCACCCGTATAATAATGGTAAAATTCCCGGTGCTGGTTATAGAATATTTCCACCCGCTTCAACTGGTGCAGCCAGTATGTAACAAGCTGGTCCTTGTCGTTTGATGGTTTAAATAAAACGGCATGGTAACGCAACGTGTAATATTCCATGGCAGCAATGAATAAGGGCTTGATGTTCTTAAAGAAATTTATCTCATCGGTCTCATGCCTGAATGCAAAGGACTCTGAATGGTTTTTTATCTTATTCAAGTAAAGAAGGGCGATGTTAAAACAGCTTTCCACCTTTTGTATTTCATTTTTGCAATGAGCTTCTGCCTGGTTGATCTCTTCCTGCATTTGTGCATAAAGCTGAAACGAACTGAGGTTCATACTTTTTTTATTTAGTACCTGTGACTGATCCCGGTTATATTGTCATGCTGAAGCGCTGCAACGGTTTCATGCAGGACCAAAAAAGGCCCGATTAAAAAAGGATATTATTGTTTAACGATCTTCCGTTTCCATACATGGTCCCCGGCCAGTATGGTCAGTATATAGATCCCGGCCGGGACCCGGCCGGGTATTCGTACCTGCCATTGGTTACCTGAACGGACAAGTTGCGGGCTGCTTATCTCATCACCAAAAGCATTGGCAATGGTTGCGGTAGCCACCGGGTAATTGCCGGGTAAACTAACAAAGAGCCGGTCAGAAAAGGGATTGGGATAGACCTGTAATGAAGAAGGGGGCTTTTGCACCGCTATTGCAACCGGGGAGTACGTAATGAATTTTGAGGCTGTGTCGGCATATTTTATCCTGTAATAATTCAAGCCTGTACGAACGATCGCATCCGGGTAGGTATAAAAGCCGGTATTGTTTTGCTTATCCGCAGCAACGGAATGAAACTCTTTAAATTGCCGGCCGTCTGCTGATGTCTCAATATAAAATACAGCGGTTGAAGAAGGGTTTTCCATTTTCCAGTAAAGGGTATTTCCACCGGGATGCTGCGCTGCATAAAAAGAAGTAAAACGGGTTGGTAAAACATGAATGGACCCGCAACTGACACAGCCATTGAAAATATTGGCCATTCCCCACGAAGGTTTGCAGCCAAAAGGGATGCAGGTGGAATCGATACGGTGGGTAAGCCCCAGGCATACATTGATGTACGGATTGGCGGTCGCAAGGGTATCCCAAAGCTGGGAAAATTCTGATACCGATACGCAGGCAGATGGTTCAGGAGCAAAATAACTATTCTTCACCTTGTTGTAGAGTACGGTCATTACGGTCTCACTTCCTTTTCCAAGACAAACACTGCCCACAGAAGACTGCGGATCGGTTATGATCCCGTGAAAATATGCTTTTCCCTTATTTACGAACCAGGAGTTGGCGTTGTTGATCACGAAGTACTGGTTATTCATTTTAAAAACGGATGCAGGAATGGCATTGATCACCACATTGGGTTTTGACGGGCTGGCCCAGCCGTTT
This sequence is a window from Chitinophagaceae bacterium. Protein-coding genes within it:
- a CDS encoding VOC family protein, with product MNQHMAHIALVVNDYDEAIKFYTEKLSFTLVEDSRLSETKRWVMVKPAGEGQCCLLLAKDAGEEQASRVGDQTGGRVFLFLYTDDFWRDYNNMVSQKINFVRPPVTEPYGTVAVFEDLYGNLWDLIEPVRQ
- a CDS encoding TlpA family protein disulfide reductase, with amino-acid sequence MRHLLFFILITCLNHSFSQSTDSMGLANNLYLSQMQDFIQKNESSNTSDSVKRQDLFNKIRSFITEHPAHELNFTFIYWGINLSYKQAAELVSLVDSSIQHSATRAWADITLKRLAVAETGKPFPHLTLTDTAGNELLLADLKGKVILLDVWSSWCVPCREQIPDLRKLYKKYYNKGFEVISISMDASKEKWLAAIQADKQPWKAYCELTDWRANKFAARFNTYAIPDNFLIDENGILAGQHLSMNAIRSWLMQHY
- a CDS encoding RteC domain-containing protein, with protein sequence MNLSSFQLYAQMQEEINQAEAHCKNEIQKVESCFNIALLYLNKIKNHSESFAFRHETDEINFFKNIKPLFIAAMEYYTLRYHAVLFKPSNDKDQLVTYWLHQLKRVEIFYNQHREFYHYYTGGQTDRDTMYFTRQGRANNLPGKSSIKSRGSISPGYMAARILGHRKYRLHVELELEMLMQGDVKKSFRHNRSLLPANLLSPPEYAIHTKFSLQMTGCMFPVLNYISFL
- a CDS encoding T9SS type A sorting domain-containing protein, which translates into the protein MKNLFMYLVIVLCLACTPLSHLFSQCLTAPMATCTNTEPLVTDGEVLNAGTTKWYYGPVAAYNMLTLKGGTLIVCGNLTIDKFYMDSGKIFVQPGARFVIGNGEGAGLVLRGHSYFYNYGTLEVLRNLSLENGWASPSKPNVVINAIPASVFKMNNQYFVINNANSWFVNKGKAYFHGIITDPQSSVGSVCLGKGSETVMTVLYNKVKNSYFAPEPSACVSVSEFSQLWDTLATANPYINVCLGLTHRIDSTCIPFGCKPSWGMANIFNGCVSCGSIHVLPTRFTSFYAAQHPGGNTLYWKMENPSSTAVFYIETSADGRQFKEFHSVAADKQNNTGFYTYPDAIVRTGLNYYRIKYADTASKFITYSPVAIAVQKPPSSLQVYPNPFSDRLFVSLPGNYPVATATIANAFGDEISSPQLVRSGNQWQVRIPGRVPAGIYILTILAGDHVWKRKIVKQ